The genomic stretch CAGACGCTGCAGCTGCTGCTGAGCGGAGTGGCCCAGGGGATGATCTACGCCCTGGTCGCGTTCGGCTACAACATCACCTTCAGCACCTCGCGGACGATCAACTTCTCCCTCGGCAACTTCCTCATGCTGGGCGGGGTCATCGCCTTCGTGCTGTACATGACCCGCGAGCTGCCCTTCGCGCTCGCGCTCGCGGCGGTGGTGCTCGTGGGCGCGGTGGGCGGCGCCATCCTGCTGAAGGTCGCGGTGGAGCCCTCCCTGCGGCAGCGCTCCGCGTACGGGTGGATCCTCGCCACGCTCGCGGTCTCCATCGTGCTGCGCAACGCGGTCGAGGTGTTCTGGAGCACGGACGACTTCCGCTTCAACTCCCCGCTCGGCGACAGCCCCTTGCGCTTCTTCGGCGAGAAGGACGCCGAGGGCGTGGTGCAGGGCGGCGTGGGCGTGTACCCGCAGGAGCTGCTGGTCATCGGGGTGTCGCTCGCGATCGTGGCGGCGGTGGAGCTGTTCAAGCGCCGCACCATGTTCGGGCGCGCGGTGCTCGCGGTGAGCGAGGACAAGGACGCGGCGAGCCTGATGGGCATCGACCAGCGCTTCGTCATCCTCTTCTCCTTCATGCTCTCCACCGCCATCGCCTGCGTGGCGGGCGTGCTGGTGGCGCCGCTCACCCTGGTGAGCGCCACCATGGGCACGGTGCTGGGCGTGAAGGCCTACGCGGTGTCCATCGTGGGAGGCCTCGAGTCCGGCTTCGGCGTCGTGGTGGGTGGGCTGCTCTTCGGGCTCTCCGAGGCGCTCACCGCGCGCTACCTCTCCACCGGCTACAAGGACGTGCCCGGCTTCGTGCTGCTCATCCTCGTGCTGCTGTTCCGCCCCTCGGGCCTGTTCGGCCGCACCGTCGTCAGGAAGGTGTGAGCGTGTCGAAGCTGCCCCTGCTCCCCAAGCCGCTGTGGCGCCGGCTCCTCCCGCTGGTGCTGGTGCTGCTGCCGCTGCTGGTGCCCAGCCAGCTGGACAACCGCTACTACGTGGGCATCCTCAGCCGCATCTGCGTGTACGCCATCCTGGTGGCGAGCCTGGACCTGGTGGTGGGCTACATCGGGGACGTGTCCATCGGGCACGCGGGGCTCTTCGCCATCGGCGCCTATGCCGTCGCGGTGCTCACGGCGACGCCGGACCTGAACTCGGGCGCCGCCATGCAGCACTTCCCGCAGCTGGGCTTCCTGCCGGCGCTCGCGGTGGCGGCGCTCTTGGGCGCGCTCGCGGGCTTCCTGCTCGGCTTTCCCGCGCTGCGCTCGAGTGGGCCCTACCTGGCGGTCATCACCATCGTGTACGGGCTCATCATCTACACCATCATCAACGAGCAGGACACGGTCACCAACGGCACCATGGGCATCACGCTGGAGCCGGTGCGCTGGGGCAAGGTGCGCCTGAGCGGGCCCAGCTACTTCTACCTGGTGTACCCGGCGCTCGTGCTCAGCCTGTACATGGTGCACAACCTGGCGCGCAGCTACTGGGGCCGCGCCTTCGAGGCCATCAAGTACAGCAGCGTGGCGGCCGAGTGCTGCGGCATCAGCCGCTCGCACTACAAGATCGCCGCCTTCGTGCTCTCCGCGGCGCTCGCGGCCTTCGCCGGAGGCCTCTTCGTCC from Aggregicoccus sp. 17bor-14 encodes the following:
- a CDS encoding branched-chain amino acid ABC transporter permease, with the translated sequence MQTLQLLLSGVAQGMIYALVAFGYNITFSTSRTINFSLGNFLMLGGVIAFVLYMTRELPFALALAAVVLVGAVGGAILLKVAVEPSLRQRSAYGWILATLAVSIVLRNAVEVFWSTDDFRFNSPLGDSPLRFFGEKDAEGVVQGGVGVYPQELLVIGVSLAIVAAVELFKRRTMFGRAVLAVSEDKDAASLMGIDQRFVILFSFMLSTAIACVAGVLVAPLTLVSATMGTVLGVKAYAVSIVGGLESGFGVVVGGLLFGLSEALTARYLSTGYKDVPGFVLLILVLLFRPSGLFGRTVVRKV